The following are encoded together in the Anopheles nili chromosome 3, idAnoNiliSN_F5_01, whole genome shotgun sequence genome:
- the LOC128725056 gene encoding uncharacterized protein LOC128725056, producing MYAFVVSVTLACLAQVAIANPDFGIQGTVPKVSLVKQKAVLAKEHFLRVDDYVMPSQKSDITKLRESVTILQAIGLRVNTLGPGLMDAITTTSEDSGGNVENTFTMVSIARLQFEDYISVNLQEQIQNLETLLGIYVRDQLVDDFFHIQVRLTALSASLATLQAAISQAYTAANGGPVSAALIQQFVDEALVTNLVQELTQIAYRIPVLTYTITSSLANIKQADDYYYGLKQDTDRILGEIATTGSDFYTNTIAYSSQVEQSMNAIIESFSAELTAATGTATELNVAELTAAISGLNAVENTKLAATLKAYKDLYDANVLELSKLLPLDANFAFLPNGNPAAVLVGVLIANGPFSRYCFWKYSAVLHNMLLVSNYASECYDREYARLQLIQQALLIEIELISYDLEVVNPYSQVCRFLPSSVSQRTAECAKEIAGYFSAMSGAFDKKLSDFVSLAETELKASKQRLSVCWTTRVQQTLVKFQDVLKAIQACAADGPKAAID from the exons ATGTACGCGTTCGTTGTATCTGTTACGCTGGCCTGCTTGGCGCAG GTCGCGATCGCTAACCCAGACTTCGGTATTCAGGGCACGGTGCCCAAGGTGAGTCTGGTCAAACAGAAGGCTGTCCTGGCGAAGGAGCACTTCCTGCGTGTGGACGACTATGTCATGCCGAGCCAGAAGAGTGACATCACGAAGCTGCGTGAATCCGTCACCATCCTGCAGGCGATTGGACTGCGTGTGAACACACTCGGTCCAGGCCTGATGGACGCGATCACGACGACCTCAGAGGACAGTGGAGGCAATGTCGAGAATACGTTCACCATGGTCAGCATTGCTCGGTTGCAGTTTGAAGACTACATCAGCGTCAACCTGCAAGAGCAGATCCAGAACCTCGAGACGCTGCTCGGGATCTACGTGCGCGATCAGTTGGTGGATGACTTCTTCCACATCCAGGTGCGATTGACGGCTCTGAGTGCTTCGCTCGCGACACTTCAAGCAGCCATCTCGCAGGCCTATACGGCGGCCAATGGAGGTCCGGTTTCTGCAGCCCTCATCCAGCAGTTCGTCGACGAAGCACTGGTGACGAACCTGGTGCAGGAACTCACGCAAATCGCCTATCGCATTCCGGTGCTGACGTACACGATCACCTCATCCCTCGCCAACATCAAGCAGGCGGACGATTACTACTATGGACTGAAGCAGGATACGGACCGTATTCTGGGTGAGATAGCGACCACTGGCAGTGACTTCTACACGAACACCATCGCCTACTCGTCACAGGTCGAACAGAGCATGAACGCGATAATCGAGAGCTTTTCCGCGGAACTGACGGCAGCTACTGGCACGGCAACAGAGTTGAACGTGGCGGAGTTGACTGCAGCCATCAGCGGGCTCAACGCCGTCGAGAACACCAAGTTAGCGGCAACCTTGAAGGCATACAAGGATCTGTATGATGCGAATGTCCTCGAGTTGTCTAAGTTGTTGCCGCTCGATGCAAATTTCGCTTTCCTACCGAACGGTAACCCAGCCGCCGTGCTCGTCGGGGTGCTGATCGCCAACGGGCCCTTCTCGCGGTACTGCTTCTGGAAGTACTCAGCCGTATTGCACAACATGTTGCTCGTCTCGAACTACGCCTCTGAGTGCTATGATCGCGAATACGCCCGGCTACAGCTGATCCAACAGGCGCTGTTGATCGAGATCGAGTTGATCTCGTACGATCTGGAGGTGGTCAATCCATACTCGCAGGTGTGTCGGTTCCTGCCATCCTCCGTTTCCCAGCGGACTGCCGAGTGCGCCAAAGAG ATTGCGGGCTACTTCTCCGCCATGTCGGGGGCGTTTGACAAGAAACTGAGCGACTTCGTGAGCCTGGCCGAGACAGAGTTGAAGGCCAGCAAGCAGCGATTGAGCGTGTGCTGGACGACCAGGGTGCAGCAGACGTTGGTCAAGTTCCAGGATGTTCTGAAAGCCATTCAGGCCTGCGCCGCGGATGGTCCGAAAGCAGCCATAGATTAA
- the LOC128726520 gene encoding elongation of very long chain fatty acids protein 7-like, which produces MLVLRYLASFYNYVNYEVSDPRVNDWFLMKTPWPGATILGLYLMFVLKWGPKWMEHRKPFRIDSIIKYYNLAQVFICAYLFVEGFRLGYLRGYSFLCQPVDYSPTEVPTAIAARCYYYFLVKVLDLLDTIFFVLRKKQNQVSFLHVYHHTGMVMLIWSGVKWFPGGHGVFMGFINCFVHVVMYFYYFLTSVSPKYKGNLWWKKYITQLQIIQFGMIFTHWFVLLFQPGCTFPKWPLFVILPQNLFMFCLFLDFYYHAYIKKKPATITAPSRNGIHAGPSASSNGKLNGSADTSGAHLTKRNSSKEVSTS; this is translated from the exons ATGCTGGTGCTACGGTACTTGGCATCGTTCTACAATTACGTCAACTACGAAGTTAGTG ATCCGCGGGTCAATGATTGGTTCCTGATGAAGACGCCCTGGCCCGGGGCCACCATACTCGGGCTGTATCTGATGTTCGTCCTCAAATGGGGCCCAAAGTGGATGGAACACCGGAAGCCCTTCCGCATCGACAGCATCATCAAGTACTACAATCTGGCGCAGGTGTTCATCTGCGCGTACCTGTTCGTGGAGGGCTTTCGGCTGGGATACCTGCGCGGTTACAGCTTCCTTTGCCAACCGGTCGACTACTCCCCTACGGAGGTTCCCACTGCGATCGCAGCTCGCTGTTACTACTACTTCCTGGTGAAGGTACTCGACCTGCTCGACACCATCTTCTTCGTGCTGCGTAAGAAGCAGAACCAGGTGAGCTTTCTGCACGTGTACCACCACACCGGCATGGTGATGCTGATCTGGAGCGGTGTCAAGTGGTTCCCGGGCGGTCACGGCGTCTTCATGGGCTTCATCAACTGCTTCGTGCACGTGGTCATGTACTTCTACTACTTCCTCACCTCAGTCAGCCCCAAGTACAAGGGCAACCTGTGGTGGAAGAAGTACATCACGCAGCTGCAGATC ATCCAGTTCGGCATGATCTTCACGCACTGGTTCGTGCTGCTGTTCCAGCCTGGCTGCACTTTCCCGAAGTGGCCACTGTTCGTCATTTTACCCCAGAACCTGTTCATGTTCTGCCTCTTCCTCGACTTCTACTACCACGCGTACATTAAGAAGAAACCCGCCACTATCACAGCACCATCCCGGAATGGCATCCATGCAGGTCCCAGTGCCAGCTCCAATGGCAAGCTGAATGGCAGTGCGGACACCTCCGGGGCACACCTCACGAAACGCAACTCATCCAAGGAGGTCAGCACCTCCTGA